The following DNA comes from Gammaproteobacteria bacterium.
AAAGCTTGCAAAGACCTCGCTCAGGGCGGTGCCGGCGTTTTCCAGAAAACCACCGGCGGCCGCCCCGGTAAAGGTATCCAGAACAATCGCGGGGCCACTGAAAGGACCGCTCAAAATACGGTACTGCAGAGACAACACGTCGTCGTCTTCGAACACCGGAGCATTCAAAGCGGACAAATCCAGTGACACCTGGACGTCATCAATGCCCGTGATATCCACCGGATCGAAGCTGATCTGCCATGGCGGACCGGAAGAGGGAAAACCATCCAGGTCGCGCCCCCCAAAATAGGCGCTGCCATCGATGCCGCCGGGGATATAACCCAAATCCAGGCCACCACCGGACAGCACGCTGAAAAAACTCCCGCTGCCACTGCTGCCACCGTTTTGCACGGTGTAGTGCGGCGCCGCTTCAAAGCTTTCAGTAAACAAAGGGGTGGCGCCGGCCGGAAAAGACACCATGACGCCAGGCAAGAACCCGAGCAGGACGAGACAAACAGGGCGCGGGAACAGCCGCCGCTCCATGG
Coding sequences within:
- a CDS encoding PEP-CTERM sorting domain-containing protein, whose translation is MVSFPAGATPLFTESFEAAPHYTVQNGGSSGSGSFFSVLSGGGLDLGYIPGGIDGSAYFGGRDLDGFPSSGPPWQISFDPVDITGIDDVQVSLDLSALNAPVFEDDDVLSLQYRILSGPFSGPAIVLDTFTGAAAGGFLENAGTALSEVFASFDYHIANPTDTSKSLLLELVVTGFDGLDEAFALDRVLVSDAGSAGGGAGTGSVPEPGALALLAGGLLALRLAPARKARQTDPA